In Aegilops tauschii subsp. strangulata cultivar AL8/78 chromosome 3, Aet v6.0, whole genome shotgun sequence, one genomic interval encodes:
- the LOC141042773 gene encoding uncharacterized protein — MVEFWYNSTFHASLTPFKALYGKEANLGAMASWADTAPAEEEMDWATHTVHIRAQLEQAQRRFKKKADRNRTERHFQEGEQVLLKLQPYAQRSLVNRPCAKLAFKYFGPYKILEKIGLLAYKLDLLPASQVHPIFHVSQLKPFTPDFTPVYGELPKVLDSLILYGLRGISNLPKCGHSVFCDTQIDVGTSSD; from the coding sequence ATGGTGGAGTTCTGGTACAACTCGACATTCCACGCCTCGCTCACGCCCTTCAAGGCCCTCTACGGCAAGGAAGCCAACCTCGGAGCCATGGCGTCCTGGGCGGATACAGCTCCGGCTGAGGAAGAGATGGACTGGGCGACGCACACCGTGCACATACGCGCCCAGTTGGAGCAAGCTCAGCGCCGGTTCAAGAAGAAAGCCGACCGCAATCGCACAGAGCGCCATTTCCAGGAGGGAGAACAGGTGCTGCTAAAGCTACAGCCCTACGCCCAGCGTTCCTTGGTCAACCGCCCATGCGCCAAGCTCGCCTTCAAGTACTTCGGCCCCTACAAGATCCTCGAGAAGATTGGGTTGCTCGCCTACAAGCTCGACCTGCTGCCGGCGAGCCAGGTCCACCCCATCTTCCACGTCTCGCAGCTGAAGCCATTCACCCCTGACTTCACACCGGTGTACGGGGAGCTGCCCAAGGTGCTGGACTCTCTAATTCTTTACGGTTTAAGAGGAATTTCGAATTTACCGAAATGCGGACACTCTGTTTTTTGCGACACCCAAATTGACGTGGGTACTTCATCTGACTGA